Proteins encoded by one window of Myripristis murdjan chromosome 1, fMyrMur1.1, whole genome shotgun sequence:
- the LOC115366087 gene encoding MORN repeat-containing protein 4-like → MTLTRGSFTYSNGEEYHGEWKEGLRHGLGQLTFSDGTCYTGQFENGLFNGCGVLVFPDSSRYEGEFVQGKFQGVGVFNRFDGMKFEGEFKSGCVDGYGVLTFVDGGGPGGGGGGGGVHEGLFETNQLARRESSQGAVQRAQGAAAKARALAM, encoded by the exons ATGACCCTGACAAGAGGTTCCTTCACTTACTCCAATGGTGAGGAGTACCACGGAGAATGGAAAGAAG GTCTGCGTCACGGCCTGGGTCAGCTGACCTTCAGCGACGGGACGTGCTACACGGGCCAGTTTGAGAACGGCCTCTTCAACGGCTGCGGGGTGCTGGTTTTCCCCGACAGCTCCAG gtacgAAGGGGAGTTCGTTCAGGGGAAGTTCCAGGGCGTCGGCGTCTTCAATCGCTTCGATGGAATGAAGTTTGAGGGCGAGTTTAAAAGCGGCTGTGTGGACGGCTACG GAGTGCTGACGTTTGTGGACGGCGGCGGCCccggtggtggcggtggcggtggcggcgtcCACGAGGGCCTGTTTGAGACCAACCAGCTGGCGAGGAGGGAGAGCAGCCAGGGCGCCGTGCAGCGAGCGCAGGGAGCAGCCGCCAAGGCCCGCGCCCTGGCCATGTGA